The Hymenobacter sp. 5317J-9 genome has a window encoding:
- a CDS encoding hemolysin family protein yields MGLKILFTVLLVLLNGFFVAAEFALVKVRASQIDLRAQEGNRLAKLSQSMLHNLEAYLSATQLGITLASLGLGWIGESVVAEVLLAVIHQFGWVIAPETVHTIALFASFATITVLHIVIGEQAPKVLAIQKSEATTLAIAAPLRFFYVITYPAIWLLNKLSNGLLGLFGVKATHGHDIHTAEELRFLIDQGKETGEIQHSEHELIENVFQFNDRMVKQIMVPRTKLSALDVNAPADQILDTIFNEGYSRLPVYEGNIDNIVGVLNVKDLLPIIRRGEPIDLARIMRAPYFVPETKKINRLLRQFQRKHIVMAIVSDEFGGVSGIVTIEDIMEELVGEIQDEYDNEVPVVEKVAEDEYRVNPATPISDANEYLPFPLPEGEDYETVGGLLNVIYGSIPEVGDVAVLDPYEFRVLQRSRRAVELVQLRVTTSQEREAPRGELDDEL; encoded by the coding sequence ATGGGTTTAAAGATACTTTTTACCGTTCTTCTGGTTTTGCTGAACGGGTTTTTTGTGGCCGCCGAGTTTGCCTTAGTTAAGGTACGGGCTTCCCAAATCGACTTGCGAGCCCAAGAGGGCAACCGCCTGGCCAAGCTCTCGCAGAGCATGCTTCACAATCTGGAAGCCTATCTCTCGGCCACGCAGTTGGGTATTACGCTGGCGTCGCTGGGCCTGGGCTGGATTGGCGAAAGCGTGGTGGCCGAGGTGCTGCTGGCCGTCATTCACCAGTTTGGCTGGGTCATTGCGCCCGAGACGGTGCACACCATCGCCCTGTTCGCTTCGTTTGCCACCATCACGGTGCTGCACATCGTCATCGGGGAGCAGGCACCAAAGGTGTTGGCCATTCAAAAATCGGAGGCTACCACGCTGGCCATTGCCGCGCCCCTGCGTTTTTTTTACGTCATCACCTACCCCGCCATCTGGCTGCTCAACAAGCTGTCGAACGGGTTGCTGGGCCTCTTTGGCGTGAAAGCCACGCACGGCCACGACATTCACACGGCCGAAGAGCTGCGCTTTCTCATCGACCAGGGCAAAGAAACCGGCGAGATTCAGCATTCGGAGCACGAGCTGATTGAGAACGTGTTTCAGTTCAACGACCGGATGGTGAAGCAGATTATGGTGCCCCGCACCAAGCTGTCGGCCCTCGACGTGAACGCGCCCGCCGACCAGATTCTCGACACCATTTTCAACGAAGGCTACTCGCGCCTGCCGGTGTACGAAGGCAACATCGACAACATCGTGGGCGTGCTCAACGTGAAGGACCTGCTGCCCATCATCCGGCGCGGCGAACCGATAGACCTGGCCCGCATCATGCGCGCGCCCTACTTCGTGCCCGAAACCAAGAAAATCAACCGCCTGCTGCGCCAGTTCCAGCGCAAGCACATCGTGATGGCCATTGTGAGCGACGAGTTCGGCGGCGTGTCGGGCATCGTCACCATCGAAGACATCATGGAGGAATTGGTGGGCGAAATTCAGGACGAGTACGACAACGAGGTGCCCGTGGTGGAGAAAGTGGCTGAGGACGAGTATCGCGTGAACCCCGCCACGCCCATCTCCGACGCCAACGAGTACCTCCCCTTCCCGCTGCCCGAGGGCGAAGACTACGAAACCGTGGGCGGCCTGCTCAACGTCATCTACGGTAGCATTCCGGAAGTGGGCGACGTGGCCGTGCTCGACCCCTACGAATTCCGCGTGCTGCAACGCTCGCGCCGCGCTGTGGAATTGGTGCAACTCCGCGTGACCACCTCGCAGGAGCGCGAAGCTCCGCGCGGGGAGCTTGACGACGAGTTGTAG
- a CDS encoding gamma carbonic anhydrase family protein: MPALVLPVHGIFPQIPADCFVADNATIIGDVVLGAKCTVWFTSVIRGDVHRIRIGDETNIQDGAVLHCTYQKAPLSIGSRVSIGHRALVHGCTVEDDVLIGMGAIVMDHAVVGTGCIVAAGAVVLENFVCEPGFLYAGVPAKKIKPVTAAQREGLRRTAANYQTYASWLQ, from the coding sequence ATGCCCGCCCTCGTATTACCAGTTCACGGCATTTTTCCGCAAATTCCGGCCGACTGCTTCGTGGCCGACAACGCCACCATCATCGGCGACGTGGTGCTGGGCGCGAAATGCACCGTCTGGTTCACGTCCGTCATTCGGGGCGACGTGCATCGCATCCGCATCGGCGACGAAACCAACATTCAGGATGGCGCCGTGTTGCATTGCACCTACCAAAAAGCGCCCTTGAGCATCGGCAGCCGCGTCAGCATCGGGCACCGGGCGCTGGTGCACGGCTGCACCGTGGAAGATGACGTGCTCATCGGCATGGGCGCCATCGTGATGGACCACGCCGTGGTGGGCACGGGCTGCATCGTAGCGGCGGGCGCCGTGGTGCTCGAAAATTTCGTCTGCGAGCCCGGCTTTCTCTATGCGGGAGTGCCCGCCAAGAAAATTAAGCCCGTGACGGCAGCACAGCGCGAGGGCTTGCGGCGCACGGCCGCCAACTACCAGACCTATGCCAGCTGGCTGCAGTAA
- a CDS encoding TM2 domain-containing protein encodes MKQFCSFHLVRVITLLACLVSAGCQRATYSFQTPPAAPAAVEPQPTSLAATVETARPARAKVLAGAKRVQSRRKAVAAHRQLSRTQRRFAVPEAAGSRLLQPAAKRPRLSQVSRWVVDQHKAAARVADDTTPKRSKGIAFLLALFLGVFGAHQFYLGNIGRGFIYLGLTALATLFVGLGALGILFGSTSYVGFLTVAIVLAVLVQAWLVSDIVRILTGDLAPKNGEYSDRFF; translated from the coding sequence ATGAAGCAGTTCTGCTCATTTCACTTGGTTCGTGTCATTACGCTTCTGGCTTGCTTGGTCTCAGCAGGTTGCCAACGGGCCACCTACTCTTTTCAGACTCCTCCCGCCGCTCCAGCAGCGGTTGAACCCCAGCCGACTTCGCTCGCCGCAACAGTAGAGACGGCGCGGCCTGCTCGCGCCAAGGTCTTGGCTGGAGCTAAGCGGGTGCAATCGCGCCGAAAGGCGGTGGCTGCCCACCGGCAGCTTTCACGCACCCAACGCCGCTTTGCAGTGCCGGAAGCCGCCGGCAGCCGACTGCTGCAGCCAGCGGCTAAACGCCCTCGGTTGTCCCAAGTCAGCCGCTGGGTTGTAGACCAACACAAGGCCGCGGCGCGTGTTGCCGACGATACGACGCCCAAGCGTAGCAAAGGAATTGCGTTTCTTTTGGCGCTGTTCCTCGGCGTTTTTGGGGCGCACCAGTTCTACCTCGGGAATATTGGGCGTGGCTTCATATACTTGGGCCTTACCGCACTAGCTACATTGTTTGTTGGCCTGGGGGCGTTGGGTATTTTATTTGGCAGCACCTCCTACGTCGGCTTTCTCACGGTGGCAATCGTGCTGGCGGTGTTGGTGCAGGCCTGGTTGGTAAGCGACATCGTGCGCATCCTGACCGGAGACTTGGCCCCCAAAAACGGCGAGTACTCCGACAGGTTCTTCTAG
- a CDS encoding pitrilysin family protein yields the protein MLDYHIHEYPNGIRLLHKQVPHTKIAHCGFLLDIGSRDEAPHQQGLAHFWEHMAFKGTEKRKSFHILNRLETVGGELNAYTTKEKICFYAALLSTHFERAFELLTDLTFNSVFPGREVEKERGVILEEMSMYQDAPEDAIVDDFDTVIFGDHPLGVNILGTRESVSRFQTADFHAFLNEQMRTDRLVFSSVSNLSFEAVKRLADKFLAPLPARLGPRVRRPVGTYERKSQVEPRPISQAHCLVGGPAYSLNDPRRIPFFMLNNILGGPGMNSRLNLAVREKYGLVYTIDSTYSPYTDTGLFGIYFGTEGKQLVRTLGLVQKELKLLREKPLTTNQLHIAKHQLMGQLAMSEESNSGLMQLLGKSTLDLGRVEPLSEIFEKIERVSAAELRDMANEVLTEEHLSVLQYVPEGK from the coding sequence ATGCTTGATTATCACATTCACGAATATCCTAACGGCATCCGCCTCTTACACAAGCAGGTACCGCATACCAAAATAGCGCACTGCGGCTTTTTGCTCGACATTGGCTCGCGCGATGAGGCGCCGCACCAGCAGGGGCTGGCCCACTTCTGGGAGCACATGGCGTTCAAGGGCACCGAGAAGCGCAAGTCCTTTCACATCCTCAACCGCCTCGAAACCGTGGGCGGCGAGCTGAACGCCTACACCACCAAAGAGAAAATCTGCTTTTACGCCGCGCTGCTCAGCACGCACTTCGAGCGCGCGTTTGAGCTGCTCACCGATTTGACGTTTAATTCCGTGTTTCCGGGCCGCGAGGTGGAAAAGGAGCGGGGCGTGATTCTGGAGGAAATGAGCATGTACCAGGACGCGCCGGAAGACGCCATTGTCGACGATTTCGACACGGTTATCTTCGGCGACCATCCGCTGGGTGTCAACATTCTGGGTACGCGCGAAAGCGTGAGCCGCTTCCAGACGGCCGATTTTCACGCCTTTCTCAATGAGCAAATGCGCACCGACCGGCTGGTGTTTAGCTCGGTGAGCAACCTGTCGTTTGAGGCCGTAAAGCGGCTGGCTGATAAGTTTCTGGCCCCGCTGCCGGCCCGGCTGGGGCCGCGGGTGCGCCGCCCGGTGGGCACCTACGAGCGCAAAAGCCAGGTGGAGCCGCGGCCCATCTCGCAGGCCCACTGCCTGGTGGGCGGGCCGGCGTATTCGCTCAACGACCCGCGCCGCATCCCGTTCTTCATGCTGAACAACATCCTGGGCGGGCCCGGCATGAACTCGCGCCTCAACTTGGCGGTGCGCGAGAAGTACGGCTTGGTGTACACCATCGACAGCACTTACTCGCCCTACACCGACACGGGCCTGTTCGGCATCTACTTCGGTACCGAGGGCAAGCAGCTGGTACGTACGTTGGGCCTGGTGCAGAAGGAGCTGAAGCTGCTGCGCGAGAAGCCACTCACCACCAATCAGCTGCACATTGCTAAGCACCAGCTCATGGGCCAGCTGGCCATGAGCGAGGAAAGCAACAGCGGCCTGATGCAGCTGCTCGGCAAAAGCACTCTCGACCTGGGCCGCGTGGAGCCGCTGAGCGAAATCTTCGAGAAAATCGAGCGCGTTTCGGCTGCCGAGCTGCGCGACATGGCCAACGAAGTGCTGACCGAGGAGCACCTGAGCGTGCTGCAGTACGTGCCCGAAGGGAAATGA
- a CDS encoding endonuclease III, producing MPSPAATYASPAAEKAWADHQILDHFYGHLPPEPRRTPMRELISTVLSHRTTHADEELAYDRMLEAFGDWTGVEAAPTQELAHAIRTTRWPDTQAPRIQEILRRIRAETGGPFDLDFLAEWPVEKGMAWLTDMPGIGLKTASLLLLFNYHKPVLPVDTHVHRVAQRVGFLGPKVSVEKAHAVLLALLPADGETLFNFHKHNYWHGQQICFFLKPNCARCPLKEFCNYYQEHYGDATAEALAATPAQWDAAAWGKLPH from the coding sequence ATGCCTTCTCCCGCCGCTACCTACGCCTCCCCGGCCGCCGAAAAAGCCTGGGCCGACCACCAGATTCTCGACCATTTCTACGGGCACCTGCCGCCCGAGCCGCGCCGCACGCCCATGCGCGAGCTCATCTCGACCGTTCTCTCGCACCGCACCACCCACGCCGACGAGGAACTGGCCTACGACCGCATGCTGGAAGCCTTCGGCGACTGGACTGGCGTGGAGGCCGCCCCCACGCAGGAATTGGCCCACGCCATCCGGACCACGCGCTGGCCCGACACGCAGGCGCCGCGCATTCAGGAAATTCTGCGCCGCATTCGGGCCGAAACCGGCGGGCCATTCGACCTGGACTTCCTGGCCGAGTGGCCGGTGGAAAAGGGAATGGCCTGGCTGACGGATATGCCCGGCATCGGACTGAAAACGGCGTCCTTGCTATTGCTCTTCAACTACCACAAGCCCGTGCTGCCCGTCGACACGCACGTGCACCGGGTAGCGCAGCGGGTGGGCTTTCTAGGGCCGAAGGTATCGGTGGAGAAGGCCCACGCGGTGCTACTGGCCCTACTGCCTGCCGACGGCGAAACGCTGTTCAACTTCCACAAGCACAACTACTGGCACGGGCAGCAGATATGCTTTTTTCTGAAGCCCAACTGCGCGCGCTGCCCGCTGAAAGAATTTTGCAACTACTACCAGGAGCACTACGGCGACGCCACGGCCGAAGCGCTGGCGGCTACGCCCGCGCAGTGGGATGCTGCCGCCTGGGGCAAGCTGCCGCATTAG
- a CDS encoding YDG/SRA domain-containing protein gives MSQPVYGHVGSYRPGDTFRNRIDLSLSRVHRPRRTGVCGTQQLGAESIVLAGQYEEDDFGEDEILYSGNGGRDPKTGRQIMDQVPTTGILALLRSIETGLPVRVLRKVPAEDDALEVYRYEGLYQVVGSTYGPGKSGFRVYVFRLRPLIGG, from the coding sequence ATGAGCCAGCCGGTGTACGGGCACGTGGGCAGCTACCGGCCCGGCGATACCTTTCGCAACCGTATTGACCTGTCGCTGAGCCGGGTGCACCGGCCGCGCCGAACCGGCGTGTGCGGCACCCAGCAGCTGGGCGCCGAAAGCATCGTGCTGGCCGGCCAGTACGAGGAAGACGACTTCGGCGAGGACGAAATTCTGTACTCCGGCAACGGCGGGCGCGACCCCAAAACCGGCCGCCAAATCATGGACCAGGTGCCCACCACCGGCATTCTGGCCTTGCTGAGGAGCATCGAAACCGGCCTGCCGGTGCGAGTGCTGCGCAAAGTACCCGCCGAAGATGACGCGCTCGAAGTGTATCGATACGAAGGCCTGTACCAAGTGGTGGGCTCCACGTATGGGCCGGGCAAGTCCGGCTTTCGGGTGTATGTTTTTCGGCTGCGGCCCTTGATAGGGGGGTAG
- a CDS encoding Lrp/AsnC ligand binding domain-containing protein yields MARNYELDDTDRNILNLLIQDAKMPYTEIARKVNVSGGTVHVRMARLEEIGIVQGATLRIDYQKLGYGVSAFLGIYLLKSSVYTSVVNQLRDIPEVVSIHFTTGAYGVFARLVCRDTQHLRDVLHDRIQPIDGIERTETLISLEEVVNRPTQLT; encoded by the coding sequence ATGGCTAGAAATTACGAACTTGATGATACCGACCGCAACATCCTGAATCTGCTCATTCAGGATGCCAAGATGCCGTACACAGAAATTGCCCGCAAGGTCAACGTTTCGGGCGGCACCGTGCACGTGCGCATGGCTCGCCTCGAAGAAATCGGCATTGTGCAGGGCGCCACGCTCCGCATTGACTACCAGAAGCTGGGCTACGGCGTGAGTGCCTTCCTGGGCATCTACCTATTGAAAAGTTCGGTGTACACCAGCGTGGTGAACCAGCTGCGCGACATCCCGGAAGTGGTGAGCATTCATTTCACCACCGGTGCCTACGGCGTGTTTGCCCGCCTGGTGTGCCGCGACACCCAGCACCTGCGCGACGTGCTGCACGACCGCATTCAGCCTATTGATGGCATTGAGCGCACCGAAACCCTCATTTCGCTCGAAGAAGTGGTGAACCGGCCCACGCAGCTCACGTAG
- a CDS encoding glycosyltransferase family 9 protein — protein MPESSPATLLIQTAFIGDVILMTALLEYLHHAEPATPVDVLVRRGNEGLLAGHPHVRRVLIWDKKHRKYAALWELLGQIRAARYRRVVTLQRFASTGFLTAFSRAPERVGFAKNPLSRFFTRRVPHAIGDGTHEVTRNLRLLTDAVPTPLLPPRLYPSAADEAAVAPYAAVGPYICIAPTSVWFTKQYPENKWLELLAGLPAGLRVYVLGGPPDVAACERLAAASGRKNLVNLTGKIGLLASAALMRGAVMNYVNDSAPMHLCSAVGAPVTAVFCSTVPEFGFGPLSPVSYVVQTNEPLDCKPCGLHGHGACPLGHFRCAHTVEVGQLLATLPVMSS, from the coding sequence ATGCCCGAATCCTCGCCCGCTACCCTCCTTATCCAAACTGCTTTCATCGGCGACGTCATTCTGATGACGGCGCTGCTGGAATATCTGCACCACGCCGAGCCCGCCACGCCCGTGGATGTGCTGGTGCGCCGCGGCAACGAGGGCCTGCTGGCGGGCCACCCCCACGTGCGGCGCGTGCTGATTTGGGACAAGAAGCACCGCAAGTACGCGGCCCTGTGGGAGCTGCTGGGCCAGATTCGAGCCGCTCGCTACCGCCGCGTGGTCACGTTGCAGCGCTTTGCCAGCACGGGGTTCCTCACGGCTTTTTCGCGGGCGCCGGAGCGGGTGGGCTTCGCTAAAAACCCGCTGAGTCGGTTTTTCACCCGGCGTGTGCCGCACGCCATCGGCGACGGCACCCACGAGGTGACCCGCAATCTGCGCTTGCTCACCGATGCCGTGCCCACGCCGCTATTGCCCCCGCGGCTATATCCTTCGGCAGCCGATGAAGCGGCTGTGGCCCCCTACGCCGCAGTGGGGCCCTACATCTGCATTGCGCCCACTTCGGTGTGGTTCACCAAGCAGTATCCCGAAAACAAATGGCTGGAACTGCTGGCTGGGCTGCCCGCGGGCCTGCGCGTGTACGTGCTGGGCGGCCCGCCCGACGTGGCGGCCTGCGAGCGCCTGGCGGCCGCCAGCGGACGCAAAAATCTGGTGAACCTAACCGGGAAAATAGGCCTGCTGGCCTCGGCGGCGCTGATGCGCGGGGCGGTGATGAACTACGTGAACGACTCGGCGCCCATGCACCTGTGCTCGGCGGTGGGGGCACCCGTGACGGCGGTGTTTTGCTCCACGGTGCCGGAGTTTGGGTTTGGGCCGCTGTCGCCGGTGTCGTATGTGGTGCAAACCAACGAGCCGCTGGATTGCAAGCCCTGTGGCCTGCACGGCCACGGCGCCTGCCCGCTGGGGCATTTTCGTTGCGCGCACACTGTTGAGGTGGGGCAACTACTGGCCACATTGCCGGTTATGTCATCTTAA
- a CDS encoding O-methyltransferase, protein MTDASTDIYAALHTAPEPPLLAQLTRETHLQTMLPRMSSGHLQGRFLSMLSHLARPQRILEIGTFCGYATLCLAEGLAANGLLHTIEVDPEREARIRRYVAAAGLTERVRLHMGAALDVLPGLVDEVWDLVFIDADKRNNDAYFEAVIDHVRPGGLLIVDNVLWSGKVLPAHEVRTGDKDTPLVRAFNDKMARDARVEPVFLPLRDGLLLLRKR, encoded by the coding sequence ATGACTGACGCCTCCACCGACATTTACGCCGCGCTCCACACGGCCCCCGAGCCGCCGCTGCTGGCCCAGCTCACCCGCGAAACCCACCTGCAAACCATGCTGCCGCGCATGAGCAGCGGGCACCTGCAGGGCCGGTTTCTGAGCATGCTCAGCCACCTGGCCCGGCCGCAGCGCATTCTTGAAATCGGCACGTTTTGCGGGTACGCCACACTGTGCCTGGCCGAAGGGCTGGCCGCTAACGGGCTGCTGCACACCATTGAAGTCGACCCCGAGCGGGAGGCGCGCATTCGGCGCTACGTGGCGGCGGCAGGCCTCACGGAGCGGGTGCGGTTGCACATGGGGGCGGCGCTCGATGTTTTGCCCGGCTTGGTCGATGAAGTGTGGGATTTGGTCTTTATTGACGCCGACAAGCGCAACAACGACGCGTATTTTGAAGCCGTCATTGACCACGTGCGGCCCGGCGGCTTGCTCATCGTCGACAACGTGCTGTGGAGCGGCAAGGTGCTGCCCGCACACGAGGTGCGAACGGGCGACAAAGACACGCCACTGGTGCGGGCGTTCAACGACAAGATGGCCCGGGATGCGCGGGTGGAGCCGGTGTTTCTGCCCCTGCGCGACGGGCTGCTGCTGCTGCGCAAAAGGTAG
- a CDS encoding thioredoxin family protein gives MKNLWIVKCVALWLALASTAAAQVLTPTHLSTALSKPAAKVGEEVELVINARIDDKWHLYASDFSDEVGPVVFTVTFKPSSAYALVGKLQSVKSHHEQDEIFKGEVAFWEKTGQLRQRIKVLQPGPLTISATADYQSCTTVDGRCVPGNDPLTFGPLTVTGPAAPAKATGAVTPPAGPAQPATAAAPTASDDSSAAVAATPAVAPPADAAPAADTKPTASAEATTAAAPVATATAAAGTNASTGVGLSLWQYLLLAFGGGLLAVIMPCVYPMLPMTVSYFTSMGGTRRRSVLMACGYGLSIMAIYTGAGVLLSLLFGADAANFISSHWLPNVVSFLIFIVFGLSFLGLFEINAPSALVNKADAQADKGGWTGLFFMAATLVLVSFSCTVPIVGSVAIAAANGELLRPTLGMLAFSLAFALPFILFALFPTWLKSLPRSGGWLNVLKVVLGFVELGMAFKFLSSADLSYHWGLVPRPVFLTIWIVLAAVLGFYLLGKIRLPHDSETPHVSVLRLVLSMVAFMFAVYLVPGLFGAPLPTLSALVPPPTRHDFSLAAPSGAAAPAVATAGSAATCTTARYADILELPLGLNGFFTLQEAIKCAKEQGKPIFVDFTGHNCGNCRRMEADVWSHEEVLRQLSNDYVVVALYADDKTTLPNTEWYTSPRDGRVKATMGEQNLDFQISKFNANAQPYYVLLDPNDTTNKPLLAPIAYEPSVSKFSEYLQAGVKQYRAQQRPVAAR, from the coding sequence ATGAAGAATCTCTGGATAGTAAAATGCGTGGCCCTGTGGCTGGCTCTGGCCAGCACGGCCGCCGCCCAAGTGCTCACGCCCACCCATTTGAGCACGGCGCTGAGCAAGCCCGCCGCCAAGGTGGGGGAGGAAGTCGAATTGGTCATCAACGCCCGCATCGACGACAAGTGGCACCTCTACGCCTCCGATTTTAGCGACGAGGTAGGACCCGTGGTGTTCACGGTGACCTTCAAGCCCAGCTCGGCCTACGCGCTGGTGGGCAAGCTGCAATCGGTGAAGTCGCACCACGAGCAGGACGAGATTTTTAAAGGGGAAGTGGCATTCTGGGAGAAAACCGGTCAGCTGCGCCAGCGCATCAAGGTGTTGCAGCCCGGCCCGCTCACCATCTCGGCCACCGCCGACTACCAAAGCTGTACCACCGTCGACGGCCGCTGCGTGCCCGGCAACGACCCGCTCACCTTCGGCCCGCTCACGGTGACCGGTCCCGCCGCCCCAGCCAAGGCCACCGGTGCCGTGACGCCCCCGGCTGGCCCGGCCCAACCCGCAACCGCCGCGGCCCCCACTGCTTCGGATGATTCTTCGGCGGCCGTAGCCGCTACTCCAGCCGTGGCACCGCCCGCCGATGCCGCACCTGCCGCGGACACGAAGCCCACCGCCAGCGCTGAAGCCACTACCGCCGCCGCTCCGGTGGCTACGGCCACGGCGGCAGCGGGCACCAACGCCAGCACCGGCGTGGGTCTGAGCTTGTGGCAATACCTGCTGCTGGCTTTTGGCGGCGGCCTACTGGCCGTGATAATGCCCTGCGTGTACCCCATGCTACCCATGACGGTGTCGTACTTCACCAGCATGGGCGGCACCCGGCGGCGTAGCGTGCTCATGGCCTGCGGCTACGGCCTGTCCATCATGGCCATCTACACGGGGGCGGGCGTGCTGCTCAGCCTGTTGTTCGGGGCCGATGCGGCCAACTTCATCAGTTCGCACTGGCTGCCCAACGTGGTGTCGTTTCTGATTTTCATTGTGTTTGGCCTGTCGTTTCTGGGCTTGTTTGAAATCAACGCCCCTTCGGCACTGGTGAACAAGGCCGACGCCCAGGCCGACAAAGGCGGCTGGACGGGCCTGTTCTTCATGGCGGCCACGCTGGTGCTGGTGTCGTTCTCGTGCACCGTACCCATTGTTGGCTCGGTGGCCATTGCGGCGGCCAATGGCGAATTGCTGCGGCCCACGCTGGGCATGCTGGCGTTTTCGCTCGCCTTCGCCCTGCCGTTCATCCTGTTTGCCCTGTTTCCTACTTGGCTGAAGTCGCTGCCCCGCTCCGGTGGCTGGCTCAATGTGCTAAAAGTCGTGCTGGGCTTCGTGGAGCTGGGCATGGCTTTTAAGTTTTTGAGCTCGGCCGACTTGTCCTACCATTGGGGCCTGGTACCGCGACCGGTGTTCCTCACCATCTGGATAGTGCTGGCCGCCGTGCTGGGCTTCTACTTGCTGGGCAAAATCCGGCTGCCGCACGACAGCGAAACCCCGCACGTGAGCGTGCTGCGTTTGGTGCTGTCCATGGTGGCGTTCATGTTTGCGGTGTACCTGGTGCCGGGCCTGTTTGGCGCACCGCTGCCCACGCTGTCGGCGTTGGTGCCACCGCCCACCCGCCACGATTTTAGCTTGGCCGCTCCAAGTGGCGCTGCCGCTCCGGCTGTGGCTACGGCCGGCAGCGCGGCCACCTGCACCACCGCCCGCTACGCCGACATCCTAGAACTACCGTTGGGCCTGAATGGCTTTTTCACCCTGCAAGAGGCCATAAAGTGTGCTAAGGAACAGGGCAAACCCATTTTTGTGGACTTCACGGGGCACAATTGCGGCAACTGCCGCCGCATGGAAGCCGATGTGTGGTCGCACGAGGAAGTGCTACGCCAGCTCAGCAACGACTACGTGGTGGTAGCCCTCTACGCCGACGACAAAACCACGCTGCCCAATACCGAATGGTACACTTCGCCGCGCGACGGCCGGGTGAAAGCCACCATGGGCGAGCAAAACCTGGATTTTCAAATCAGCAAGTTCAACGCTAACGCTCAGCCCTATTACGTGCTGCTCGACCCCAACGACACCACCAACAAGCCCCTGCTGGCCCCCATTGCGTACGAGCCCAGCGTGAGCAAATTCAGCGAGTACCTGCAGGCGGGCGTGAAGCAATACCGGGCGCAACAGCGCCCGGTGGCTGCTCGCTAG
- a CDS encoding radical SAM protein, whose product MRLVKHPVLCNYYVTYRCNAKCAFCDIWEKPSPYITLEDVTQNLRDLKRLGVSVIDFTGGEPLLHRQLPEFLGLAREMGFITTVTTNGLLYPKNAEKLRGKVDMLHFSLDSADRATHDLGRGVACYDFVLESIRVAKELGERPDILFTVFRKNLADLEAVYRDITQPNGLVLILNPAFEYGDVETGEQLTPAELDYLSAFGKRKGVYLNEAFIQLRRDGGNHVAAPVCRAASTTLVISPSNELVLPCYHLGEQKFPIDGKLFELYNAPETQRLAALEGRLPACEGCTINCYMQPSFAVETSKYFWKALPSTLKYNWEKGTWKRLVGA is encoded by the coding sequence ATGCGCCTCGTTAAGCACCCGGTCCTTTGCAATTATTACGTCACGTACCGCTGCAATGCGAAGTGCGCGTTTTGCGACATCTGGGAAAAACCTTCGCCCTACATCACGCTGGAAGACGTGACGCAGAACCTGCGCGACCTCAAGCGCCTGGGCGTGTCGGTGATTGACTTCACCGGCGGCGAGCCGCTGCTGCATCGGCAGCTGCCCGAGTTTCTGGGGCTGGCGCGCGAGATGGGTTTCATCACCACCGTGACGACTAACGGCCTGCTTTACCCCAAGAATGCGGAAAAGCTGCGGGGCAAAGTCGATATGCTGCACTTCTCGCTCGACTCGGCCGACCGTGCGACCCACGACCTGGGCCGCGGCGTGGCCTGCTACGATTTTGTGCTCGAAAGCATTCGCGTGGCCAAAGAGCTGGGCGAACGGCCGGACATCCTGTTCACCGTCTTCCGCAAAAACCTGGCGGACCTGGAGGCCGTGTACCGCGACATTACCCAGCCCAACGGCCTGGTGCTAATACTAAACCCTGCCTTCGAATACGGCGACGTGGAAACCGGCGAGCAGCTCACGCCCGCGGAGCTGGATTACCTCTCGGCCTTCGGCAAGCGCAAGGGCGTGTATTTGAACGAGGCCTTCATCCAGCTGCGGCGCGACGGCGGCAACCACGTGGCTGCGCCCGTGTGCCGGGCCGCCAGCACTACGCTGGTCATCTCGCCCAGCAACGAGCTGGTGCTACCCTGCTACCACCTGGGCGAACAGAAATTCCCCATCGATGGGAAGCTGTTCGAGCTCTACAACGCCCCCGAAACCCAGCGCCTGGCCGCGCTGGAAGGCCGCCTGCCCGCCTGCGAGGGCTGCACCATCAACTGCTACATGCAGCCCAGCTTCGCGGTCGAAACCAGCAAGTACTTCTGGAAAGCCCTGCCCAGTACGCTCAAGTACAACTGGGAAAAAGGGACGTGGAAGCGGCTAGTGGGCGCTTAG